A single region of the Salmo salar chromosome ssa16, Ssal_v3.1, whole genome shotgun sequence genome encodes:
- the LOC106593029 gene encoding cyclin-dependent kinase 5 activator 1 isoform X1, translated as MGTVLSLSPRSRKAAGGVCVDEKPDLATGGKPQEKSLKKRHSVLLHALTWKRLVAASAKKKNAKKVNPKPDPSQAKSDPSQAKSDPSQAKSDPLVDQLNTDNIKKSQPSNGILDRKPTGPKPGPIPVPVPTVPDQTWRQTQNGRLFISPRRVVVQASTGELLRCLSDFLCRRCFKLKELTANEVILWFRNVDRALLVQGWQDQGFITPANLVFVYLLCREAVEEDTVSEYELQATFLTCLYLAYSYMGNEISYPLKPFLVESSREAFWERALGLIDRMSGPMLRINADPHYFTEVFQDLKNEGGSREKEKEKEKKEKEKDGKRISELDR; from the exons ATGGGTACCGTTCTGTCTCTGTCGCCGAGGTCAAGGAAGGCAgcgggcggtgtgtgtgtggacgagaAACCGGACCTTGCGACCGGCGGGAAACCACAGGAGAAGAGCCTAAAGAAGCGCCACTCGGTGCTGCTCCATGCTCTGACGTGGAAGCGGCTGGTCGCCGCATCAGCCAAAAAGAAGAATGCCAAAAAGGTGAACCCCAAACCCGACCCCAGCCAGGCCAAATCCGACCCCAGCCAGGCCAAATCCGACCCCAGCCAGGCCAAATCCGACCCCTTGGTGGACCAGCTCAACACCGACAACATCAAGAAATCACAACCGTCCAACGGAATACTCGACCGAAAACCGACAGGGCCCAAACCCGGGCCAATTCCTGTGCCTGTTCCTACAGTACCGGACCAGACCTGGCGGCAGACCCAGAATGGACGCTTATTCATCTCCCCTCGGAGGGTGGTGGTGCAG GCGTCCACCGGCGAGCTGCTGAGGTGTCTCTCTGACTTTCTCTGCCGCCGCTGCTTCAAGCTCAAAGAGCTCACTGCCAATGAGGTCATCCTGTGGTTCCGTAACGTGGACCGGGCTCTGTTAGTGCAGGGCTGGCAGGACCAGGGCTTCATCACCCCGGCTAACCTGGTCTTCGTCTACTTGCTCTGCCGAGAGGCCGTGGAGGAAGACACGGTGTCTGAGTACGAGCTGCAGGCGACCTTCCTCACCTGCCTGTACCTGGCCTACTCCTACATGGGCAACGAGATCTCCTACCCGCTCAAGCCGTTCCTGGTGGAGTCCAGCCGGGAGGCCTTCTGGGAGCGGGCCCTTGGTCTCATTGACCGGATGAGCGGGCCAATGCTGAGGATAAACGCAGACCCGCACTACTTTACCGAGGtgttccaggacctgaagaacgaGGGAGGGtcaagggagaaggagaaggagaaggagaagaaggagaaggagaaagacgGGAAACGGATAAGCGAGTTGGATCGTTAA
- the LOC106593029 gene encoding cyclin-dependent kinase 5 activator 1 isoform X2 yields the protein MGTVLSLSPRSRKAAGGVCVDEKPDLATGGKPQEKSLKKRHSVLLHALTWKRLVAASAKKKNAKKVNPKPDPSQAKSDPLVDQLNTDNIKKSQPSNGILDRKPTGPKPGPIPVPVPTVPDQTWRQTQNGRLFISPRRVVVQASTGELLRCLSDFLCRRCFKLKELTANEVILWFRNVDRALLVQGWQDQGFITPANLVFVYLLCREAVEEDTVSEYELQATFLTCLYLAYSYMGNEISYPLKPFLVESSREAFWERALGLIDRMSGPMLRINADPHYFTEVFQDLKNEGGSREKEKEKEKKEKEKDGKRISELDR from the exons ATGGGTACCGTTCTGTCTCTGTCGCCGAGGTCAAGGAAGGCAgcgggcggtgtgtgtgtggacgagaAACCGGACCTTGCGACCGGCGGGAAACCACAGGAGAAGAGCCTAAAGAAGCGCCACTCGGTGCTGCTCCATGCTCTGACGTGGAAGCGGCTGGTCGCCGCATCAGCCAAAAAGAAGAATGCCAAAAAGGTGAACCCCAAACCCGACCCCAGCCAG GCCAAATCCGACCCCTTGGTGGACCAGCTCAACACCGACAACATCAAGAAATCACAACCGTCCAACGGAATACTCGACCGAAAACCGACAGGGCCCAAACCCGGGCCAATTCCTGTGCCTGTTCCTACAGTACCGGACCAGACCTGGCGGCAGACCCAGAATGGACGCTTATTCATCTCCCCTCGGAGGGTGGTGGTGCAG GCGTCCACCGGCGAGCTGCTGAGGTGTCTCTCTGACTTTCTCTGCCGCCGCTGCTTCAAGCTCAAAGAGCTCACTGCCAATGAGGTCATCCTGTGGTTCCGTAACGTGGACCGGGCTCTGTTAGTGCAGGGCTGGCAGGACCAGGGCTTCATCACCCCGGCTAACCTGGTCTTCGTCTACTTGCTCTGCCGAGAGGCCGTGGAGGAAGACACGGTGTCTGAGTACGAGCTGCAGGCGACCTTCCTCACCTGCCTGTACCTGGCCTACTCCTACATGGGCAACGAGATCTCCTACCCGCTCAAGCCGTTCCTGGTGGAGTCCAGCCGGGAGGCCTTCTGGGAGCGGGCCCTTGGTCTCATTGACCGGATGAGCGGGCCAATGCTGAGGATAAACGCAGACCCGCACTACTTTACCGAGGtgttccaggacctgaagaacgaGGGAGGGtcaagggagaaggagaaggagaaggagaagaaggagaaggagaaagacgGGAAACGGATAAGCGAGTTGGATCGTTAA